From one Micromonospora siamensis genomic stretch:
- the sucD gene encoding succinate--CoA ligase subunit alpha has translation MAIWLTKDSKVIVQGMTGSEGSKHTRRMLAAGTNVVGGVNPRKAGTTVDFDGTELPVFASVADAMKETGADVTVIFVPPQFTKGAVVEAIDAGIDLAVVITEGVPVHDTAAFWAYNVAKGEQTRIIGPNCPGIASPGASNAGIIPADITGSGRIGLVSKSGTLTYQMMYELRDIGFSTCVGIGGDPIIGTTHIDALAAFEADPETDAIVMIGEIGGDAEERAAEFIKANVTKPVVGYIAGFTAPPGKTMGHAGAIISGSAGTADAKKEALEAVGVKVGKTPTETAKLMREIMSGR, from the coding sequence ATGGCTATCTGGCTGACCAAGGACTCCAAGGTCATCGTGCAGGGCATGACCGGCTCCGAGGGGTCCAAGCACACCCGGCGGATGCTCGCCGCGGGCACCAACGTGGTCGGCGGCGTGAACCCGCGCAAGGCCGGCACCACGGTCGACTTCGACGGCACCGAGCTGCCGGTCTTCGCCTCCGTCGCGGACGCGATGAAGGAGACCGGGGCGGACGTCACGGTCATCTTCGTGCCGCCGCAGTTCACCAAGGGCGCGGTGGTCGAGGCGATCGACGCCGGCATCGACCTGGCCGTGGTGATCACCGAGGGCGTGCCGGTGCACGACACCGCCGCGTTCTGGGCGTACAACGTGGCCAAGGGTGAGCAGACCCGGATCATCGGCCCGAACTGCCCGGGCATCGCCTCGCCGGGCGCGTCCAACGCCGGCATCATCCCGGCCGACATCACCGGCTCCGGCCGGATCGGCCTGGTCAGCAAGAGCGGCACGCTGACCTACCAGATGATGTACGAGCTGCGCGACATCGGCTTCTCCACCTGCGTCGGCATCGGCGGTGACCCGATCATCGGGACCACCCACATCGACGCCCTGGCCGCGTTCGAGGCCGACCCGGAGACCGACGCGATCGTGATGATCGGCGAGATCGGCGGCGACGCCGAGGAGCGGGCCGCCGAGTTCATCAAGGCGAACGTCACCAAGCCGGTGGTCGGCTACATCGCCGGCTTCACCGCCCCGCCCGGCAAGACCATGGGTCACGCCGGCGCCATCATCTCCGGCTCGGCGGGCACCGCGGACGCCAAGAAGGAGGCGCTGGAGGCGGTCGGCGTCAAGGTCGGCAAGACGCCGACCGAGACCGCCAAGCTGATGCGGGAGATCATGTCCGGCCGTTGA
- the sucC gene encoding ADP-forming succinate--CoA ligase subunit beta, giving the protein MDLYEYQGRDLFERHGLPVLAGGVATTPEEARAIAERLGGRVVVKAQVKVGGRGKAGGVKLAEGAEETVARSTDILGMDIKGHTVHKVMITVTADVAEEYYFSYLLDRANRTFLCIASVAGGMDIEQVAAETPDKVVKAPIDAVKGVDEAKAREIVTAAGFPAEVADQVVEVAVGLWKAFVAEDATLVEVNPLAKTGDGKVLLLDAKITLDENAGFRHPDHEALVDQASVDPLEQAAKEKDLNYVKLDGEVGIIGNGAGLVMSTLDVVAYAGERHGGVKPANFLDIGGGASAAVMANGLEIVLSDPAVKSVFVNVFGGITACDAVANGIVQALDLLKQRGEEVTKPLVVRLDGNNAEAGRAILDDANNPLIQRVDTMDGAAERAAELAAAGV; this is encoded by the coding sequence GTGGACCTGTACGAGTACCAGGGGCGGGACCTGTTCGAGCGGCACGGTTTGCCCGTGCTCGCCGGCGGCGTCGCCACTACCCCGGAGGAGGCCCGCGCGATCGCCGAACGCCTCGGCGGTCGAGTGGTCGTCAAGGCGCAGGTGAAGGTCGGTGGCCGCGGTAAGGCCGGCGGCGTCAAGCTGGCCGAGGGCGCGGAGGAGACGGTGGCCCGGTCCACCGACATCCTCGGCATGGACATCAAGGGTCACACCGTCCACAAGGTCATGATCACCGTGACCGCGGACGTGGCCGAGGAGTACTACTTCTCGTACCTGCTCGACCGGGCGAACCGCACCTTCCTCTGCATCGCCAGCGTCGCCGGCGGCATGGACATCGAGCAGGTCGCCGCGGAGACCCCCGACAAGGTGGTCAAGGCCCCGATCGACGCCGTCAAGGGCGTGGACGAGGCGAAGGCCCGCGAGATCGTGACCGCCGCCGGCTTCCCGGCCGAGGTCGCCGACCAGGTCGTCGAGGTCGCGGTGGGCCTGTGGAAGGCCTTCGTCGCCGAGGACGCCACGCTGGTCGAGGTGAACCCGCTGGCCAAGACGGGCGACGGCAAGGTGCTGCTGCTCGACGCCAAGATCACCCTGGACGAGAACGCCGGCTTCCGGCACCCGGACCACGAGGCCCTGGTCGACCAGGCGTCGGTGGACCCGCTCGAGCAGGCCGCCAAGGAGAAGGACCTCAACTACGTCAAGCTCGACGGCGAGGTCGGCATCATCGGCAACGGCGCGGGTCTGGTCATGTCGACCCTCGACGTGGTCGCGTACGCGGGCGAGCGGCACGGCGGCGTCAAGCCGGCCAACTTCCTCGACATCGGCGGCGGCGCGAGCGCCGCGGTCATGGCCAACGGCCTGGAGATCGTCCTCTCCGACCCGGCGGTGAAGAGCGTCTTCGTCAACGTCTTCGGTGGGATCACCGCCTGCGACGCCGTCGCCAACGGCATCGTGCAGGCGCTCGACCTGCTCAAGCAGCGCGGCGAGGAGGTCACCAAGCCGCTCGTCGTCCGCCTCGACGGCAACAACGCCGAGGCCGGCCGGGCGATCCTCGACGACGCGAACAACCCGCTCATCCAGCGGGTCGACACCATGGACGGCGCGGCCGAGCGGGCCGCCGAGCTGGCAGCTGCGGGGGTCTGA
- a CDS encoding cobalamin B12-binding domain-containing protein, whose translation MSSRIRVVVAKPGLDGHDRGAKVVARALRDAGMEVIYTGLHQTPEQIVETAIQEDADAVGLSVLSGAHMTLFRRVLELLGERDARDIVVFGGGIIPEADIPELQQLGVAKIFTPGATTQSIVEWVRANVAQAVA comes from the coding sequence ATGAGCTCTCGTATCCGGGTCGTCGTCGCGAAGCCGGGCCTGGACGGCCACGACCGGGGCGCCAAGGTGGTCGCGCGCGCCCTGCGTGACGCCGGCATGGAGGTCATCTACACCGGCCTGCACCAGACCCCGGAGCAGATCGTGGAGACCGCGATCCAGGAGGACGCCGACGCGGTCGGCCTGTCCGTCCTCTCCGGGGCGCACATGACGCTCTTCCGCCGGGTGCTCGAACTGCTCGGTGAGCGCGACGCGCGGGACATCGTGGTCTTCGGCGGGGGCATCATCCCCGAGGCCGACATCCCCGAGCTCCAGCAGCTCGGCGTCGCCAAGATCTTCACGCCGGGCGCCACCACCCAGTCGATCGTCGAGTGGGTCCGGGCGAACGTCGCGCAGGCCGTCGCCTGA